A genomic window from Quercus lobata isolate SW786 chromosome 10, ValleyOak3.0 Primary Assembly, whole genome shotgun sequence includes:
- the LOC115962654 gene encoding ras-related protein RHN1-like isoform X1, with translation MAKPGNKIIQAKLVLLGDMGTGKTSLVLRFVKGQFFDNQEPTIGAAFFTQILSLAEATVKFDIWDTAGQERYHSLAPMYYRGAAAAVVVYDISSMDTFTRAKKWVQELQRQGNQNLVMALVGNKSDLEAKREVETEEGDQFAQENGMLFIETSAKTSQNINDLFYEIAKRLAKANPAKSSAMHLNNETQDKRRKILCCSV, from the exons gTGCTTCTAGGAGACATGGGAACTGGGAAGACCAGTTTAGTCTTAAGATTTGTCAAAGGCCAGTTTTTTGATAATCAG GAACCGACCATTGGAGCAGCATTTTTCACTCAGATACTATCCTTGGCTGAAGCCACGGTAAAGTTTGATATATGGGATACAGCAGGACAAGAGAGATATCATAGCTTGGCTCCTATGTATTATCGGGGTGCAGCAGCAGCTGTAGTTGTGTATGATATATCAAGCATG GATACATTTACTCGAGCTAAAAAATGGGTTCAAGAACTGCAAAGACAAG GAAATCAAAATCTGGTGATGGCATTGGTTGGAAACAAATCTGACTTGGAAGCAAAGAGAGAGGTTGAGACTGAG GAGGGGGACCAATTTGCTCAAGAAAATGGGATGCTTTTCATTGAAACATCTGCGAAAACTTCACAGAACATCAACGATCTCTTCTATGAAATAG CAAAAAGACTAGCAAAAGCAAACCCCGCAAAGTCAAGTGCGATGCATCTAAACAATGAAACTcaagataaaagaagaaaaatactttgTTGTTCAGTTTGA
- the LOC115962654 gene encoding ras-related protein RHN1-like isoform X2 produces MGTGKTSLVLRFVKGQFFDNQEPTIGAAFFTQILSLAEATVKFDIWDTAGQERYHSLAPMYYRGAAAAVVVYDISSMDTFTRAKKWVQELQRQGNQNLVMALVGNKSDLEAKREVETEEGDQFAQENGMLFIETSAKTSQNINDLFYEIAKRLAKANPAKSSAMHLNNETQDKRRKILCCSV; encoded by the exons ATGGGAACTGGGAAGACCAGTTTAGTCTTAAGATTTGTCAAAGGCCAGTTTTTTGATAATCAG GAACCGACCATTGGAGCAGCATTTTTCACTCAGATACTATCCTTGGCTGAAGCCACGGTAAAGTTTGATATATGGGATACAGCAGGACAAGAGAGATATCATAGCTTGGCTCCTATGTATTATCGGGGTGCAGCAGCAGCTGTAGTTGTGTATGATATATCAAGCATG GATACATTTACTCGAGCTAAAAAATGGGTTCAAGAACTGCAAAGACAAG GAAATCAAAATCTGGTGATGGCATTGGTTGGAAACAAATCTGACTTGGAAGCAAAGAGAGAGGTTGAGACTGAG GAGGGGGACCAATTTGCTCAAGAAAATGGGATGCTTTTCATTGAAACATCTGCGAAAACTTCACAGAACATCAACGATCTCTTCTATGAAATAG CAAAAAGACTAGCAAAAGCAAACCCCGCAAAGTCAAGTGCGATGCATCTAAACAATGAAACTcaagataaaagaagaaaaatactttgTTGTTCAGTTTGA
- the LOC115965000 gene encoding uncharacterized protein LOC115965000 — protein sequence MKILAWNCRGLGNRRAVQELVEIVQAQDPMIVFLSETWSSTEHMRWVKNQIFFDGCFTVSNDDRGGGLALLWKAGVDVWVDSFSKYHIDSIVHGGSENAWRLTGFYGELDTGRRNEGWNMLRMLSSKPKLPWCVLGDFNELLEVQEKRGGVPRAHYLMQNFRDVLDLCGFVDLGYSGPDFTWHGRRRGEWIWERLDRGFANYEWMTRFPTGRVKHLNCFTSDHRPILLSLDGCIEYQKWRRKPFRFEAMWSSDPECKEVIERAWDCAPNGNPMFVAATKIKRCKKQLKTWSRVHFGNVKQ from the coding sequence ATGAAAATCTTAGCTTGGAACTGCagggggcttgggaaccggCGTGCAGTTCAAGAGCTTGTCGAAATAGTACAAGCACAAGATCCCATGATTGTGTTTTTGTCAGAAACATGGTCATCTACGGAGCATATGAGATGGGtaaaaaatcagattttctTTGATGGGTGTTTTACGGTTTCAAATGATGATAGGGGAGGGGGTTTAGCTTTGTTGTGGAAAGCAGGGGTGGATGTTTGGGTGGATAGTTTTTCTAAGTATCACATTGATTCTATTGTGCATGGGGGTTCAGAGAATGCTTGGAGGTTGACTGGGTTTTATGGAGAGCTTGATACAGGTCGACGGAATGAGGGGTGGAACATGCTTCGAATGCTTAGCTCTAAACCAAAGCTTCCTTGGTGTGTTctaggtgattttaatgagttgCTTGAGGTACAAGAGAAGAGAGGTGGGGTCCCTCGAGCACACTATTTGATGCAAAATTTTCGTGATGTGTTGGACCTTTGTGGATTTGTTGATTTGGGATATTCGGGACCAGATTTCACTTGGCACGGTAGGCGTAGGGGGGAGTGGATTTGGGAAAGATTAGACAGAGGTTTTGCAAATTATGAATGGATGACTCGGTTCCCAACAGGAAGGGTGAAGCATTTGAATTGCTTTACATCAGATCATCGGccaattcttctttctttggatgGGTGTATAGAGTACCAAAAGTGGCGTCGAAAGCCTTTTCGGTTTGAAGCAATGTGGAGTTCAGACCCTGAGTGTAAGGAGGTGATAGAAAGGGCTTGGGATTGTGCTCCTAATGGTAATCCAATGTTTGTGGCTGCCACTAAAATTAAAAGATGCAAGAAACAGTTAAAGACCTGGAGTCGGGTCCATTTTGGCAATGTGAAGCAATAG